In a genomic window of Bradyrhizobium sp. LLZ17:
- the nuoI gene encoding NADH-quinone oxidoreductase subunit NuoI — MNINATARSLLLSEFVSAFFLAMRYFFQPKPTLNYPFEKGPISPRFRGEHALRRYPNGEERCIACKLCEAVCPAQAITIEAGPRRNDGTRRTVRYDIDMVKCIYCGLCQEACPVDAIVEGPNFEFATETREELFYDKAKLLANGDRWEREIAKAIELDAPYR, encoded by the coding sequence ATCAACATCAACGCCACTGCACGCTCGCTTCTGCTGTCGGAATTCGTCTCGGCGTTCTTCCTCGCCATGCGCTATTTCTTCCAGCCGAAGCCGACGCTGAACTATCCCTTCGAGAAGGGGCCGATCTCGCCGCGCTTCCGCGGTGAGCACGCGCTGCGCCGCTATCCGAACGGCGAAGAGCGCTGCATCGCCTGCAAGCTGTGCGAAGCGGTGTGTCCGGCCCAGGCCATCACCATCGAGGCCGGCCCGCGCCGCAACGACGGCACCCGCCGCACGGTGCGCTACGACATCGACATGGTGAAGTGTATCTATTGCGGCCTGTGCCAGGAGGCCTGTCCGGTCGACGCCATCGTCGAAGGTCCGAACTTCGAGTTTGCGACCGAGACCCGCGAGGAACTGTTCTATGACAAGGCCAAGCTGCTCGCCAACGGCGATCGCTGGGAACGCGAGATCGCAAAAGCGATCGAGCTCGACGCGCCGTACCGGTGA
- the nuoK gene encoding NADH-quinone oxidoreductase subunit NuoK: MTVGLGHYLAVGAILFTLGILGIFLNRKNIIVILMSIELILLSVNINLVAFSTFLGDIVGQVFALLVLTVAAAEAAIGLAILVVYFRNRGSIAVEDVNLMKG; encoded by the coding sequence ATGACGGTCGGGCTCGGGCACTATCTGGCGGTCGGCGCGATCCTGTTCACGCTCGGGATCCTCGGCATCTTCCTGAACCGCAAGAACATCATCGTCATCCTGATGTCGATCGAGCTGATCCTGCTCTCGGTCAACATCAATCTGGTGGCGTTCTCGACCTTCCTCGGCGACATCGTCGGCCAGGTCTTCGCACTGCTGGTGCTGACCGTCGCTGCCGCCGAAGCCGCGATCGGTCTCGCTATCCTGGTGGTCTATTTCCGCAACCGCGGCTCGATCGCGGTTGAGGACGTCAATCTGATGAAGGGCTGA
- the mce gene encoding methylmalonyl-CoA epimerase gives MLGRLNHVAIATKDAVKAARIYGAAFGAQISEAVGLPGHGVTTVFATLPNTKIEFIEPLGEGSPIAKFLERNADGGIHHICYEVVDIIASRDTLVKEGARVLGDGVPKIGAHGKPVLFLHPKDFSGALVEIEQA, from the coding sequence ATGCTGGGCCGGCTCAACCATGTCGCGATCGCGACCAAGGACGCCGTCAAGGCGGCCAGGATCTACGGCGCCGCGTTCGGCGCGCAGATCTCGGAGGCGGTCGGACTGCCCGGGCACGGCGTCACCACCGTGTTCGCGACGCTGCCCAACACCAAGATCGAGTTCATCGAGCCGCTCGGCGAGGGCTCGCCGATCGCGAAATTCCTCGAGCGCAATGCCGACGGCGGCATCCACCACATCTGCTACGAAGTCGTCGACATCATCGCCTCGCGCGACACGCTGGTGAAGGAGGGCGCCCGGGTGCTCGGCGACGGCGTGCCGAAGATCGGCGCCCACGGCAAGCCGGTGCTGTTCCTGCATCCGAAGGATTTTTCGGGCGCGCTGGTCGAAATCGAGCAGGCGTAG
- the nuoN gene encoding NADH-quinone oxidoreductase subunit NuoN, protein MSFSTAGYQLAPVLPELVLAVGAMALLMLGAYRGQGATKTVTTLAVLLLILVGVLEYLLPAGKQVTFGGSFIVDDFARFMKILALIGSAVTLVLSTEFLSDPSRRIFEYAILVLLSTLGMMVLISAGDLISLYLGLELMSLALYVVAASNRDNAKSTEAGLKYFVLGALSSGMLLYGASLVYGFTGTISFAGIATAATAANVGLVFGLVFLLAGLCFKVSAVPFHMWTPDVYEGAPTPVTAFFASAPKVAALAVFTRVTLTAFPGIVSQWQQILVFVAIASMVLGSFAAIGQSNIKRLMAYSSIGHMGFALVGLAAGTVEGAQGVLMYIVIYVAMTLGSFSIILAMRRNGQAVEQISDFAGLSRTNPLLAFMFAMLLFSLAGIPPLAGFFAKWYVFVAAIKANLFTLAVVGVLSSVVGAYYYLAIVKTMYFDEPAGQVDPVRVEVKTVLAVAGLFNILFAVFAGPVVSVASAAAKSLF, encoded by the coding sequence ATGAGCTTTTCGACTGCAGGTTATCAACTGGCGCCGGTGCTGCCCGAGCTCGTGCTCGCGGTCGGCGCCATGGCGCTTCTGATGCTCGGGGCCTATCGCGGGCAGGGCGCCACCAAGACGGTCACGACGCTGGCGGTCCTGCTCCTGATCCTGGTCGGCGTGCTCGAATATCTGCTGCCCGCGGGCAAGCAGGTCACGTTCGGCGGCAGCTTCATCGTTGACGATTTCGCGCGCTTCATGAAGATCCTGGCCCTGATCGGCTCGGCGGTGACGCTGGTGCTGTCGACGGAATTCCTGTCCGATCCGTCGCGCCGCATTTTCGAATATGCGATCCTGGTGCTGCTCTCGACGCTCGGCATGATGGTGCTGATCTCGGCCGGCGATCTGATCTCGCTCTATCTCGGCCTCGAGCTGATGTCGCTCGCGCTCTACGTCGTGGCGGCCTCGAACCGCGACAACGCCAAGTCGACCGAAGCCGGCCTGAAGTATTTCGTGCTGGGCGCACTGTCCTCGGGCATGCTGCTCTACGGCGCCTCGTTGGTCTACGGCTTCACCGGCACGATCAGCTTCGCCGGGATCGCGACGGCGGCGACGGCCGCGAATGTCGGTCTGGTGTTCGGCCTCGTCTTCCTGCTCGCCGGCCTCTGCTTCAAGGTTTCGGCGGTGCCGTTCCACATGTGGACGCCTGATGTCTACGAGGGCGCGCCGACCCCGGTGACCGCGTTCTTCGCCTCCGCGCCCAAGGTCGCCGCGCTCGCGGTCTTCACCCGCGTCACGCTGACCGCATTCCCGGGCATTGTCTCGCAGTGGCAGCAGATCCTGGTGTTCGTGGCGATCGCCTCGATGGTGCTCGGCTCGTTCGCAGCGATCGGCCAGAGCAACATCAAGCGTCTGATGGCCTATTCCTCGATCGGCCATATGGGCTTTGCCCTGGTCGGTCTCGCCGCCGGCACGGTCGAAGGCGCGCAGGGCGTGCTGATGTACATCGTGATCTATGTCGCGATGACGCTCGGCTCGTTCTCGATCATCCTCGCGATGCGGCGCAACGGCCAGGCCGTGGAGCAGATCAGCGATTTCGCCGGTCTGTCACGCACCAATCCGCTGCTCGCCTTCATGTTCGCGATGCTGCTGTTCTCGCTCGCCGGCATTCCGCCGCTCGCCGGCTTCTTCGCCAAATGGTACGTGTTCGTCGCCGCCATCAAGGCCAACCTGTTCACGCTCGCTGTGGTGGGCGTACTCTCCAGCGTCGTCGGCGCCTACTATTATCTCGCCATCGTCAAGACGATGTATTTCGACGAGCCGGCCGGCCAGGTCGATCCTGTCAGAGTCGAGGTGAAGACGGTGCTGGCGGTCGCAGGCTTGTTCAACATTCTCTTCGCGGTGTTTGCGGGCCCGGTGGTAAGCGTGGCCTCCGCCGCCGCAAAGTCGTTGTTCTAG
- a CDS encoding NADH-quinone oxidoreductase subunit J, translated as MILPALFFYLFAAVCVASAVMVIVSRNPVHSVLFLILAFVNASGLFVLMGAEFLAMILIVVYVGAVAVLFLFVIMMLDVDFLELREGFIEYLPVGLVIGGIFLFELLLTVGFWVINPTVSKTITAAIPTNVSNTEALGLVLYTKYIHYFQLSGMVLLVAMIGAIVLTLRHKASVKRQDINVQNARTPEMAMAMRKVAPGQGLSDADAAEWVK; from the coding sequence ATGATCCTTCCCGCGCTGTTCTTCTATCTGTTCGCCGCCGTCTGCGTCGCCTCGGCGGTGATGGTGATTGTCTCGCGCAATCCCGTTCACTCCGTGCTGTTCCTGATCCTGGCCTTCGTCAACGCCTCCGGCCTGTTCGTGCTGATGGGTGCCGAATTCCTGGCGATGATCCTGATCGTGGTCTATGTCGGCGCGGTCGCGGTGCTGTTCCTGTTCGTGATCATGATGCTCGACGTCGACTTCCTCGAGCTGCGCGAGGGCTTCATCGAGTACTTGCCGGTTGGTCTCGTGATCGGCGGCATCTTCCTGTTCGAGCTGCTGCTCACCGTCGGCTTCTGGGTCATCAATCCCACCGTGAGCAAGACGATAACCGCGGCGATCCCGACCAACGTCTCCAACACCGAGGCGCTCGGGCTCGTGCTCTATACCAAGTACATCCACTACTTCCAGCTTTCGGGCATGGTGCTGCTGGTCGCGATGATCGGCGCCATCGTGCTGACGCTGCGCCACAAGGCGAGCGTGAAGCGGCAGGACATCAACGTTCAGAACGCGCGCACGCCGGAGATGGCGATGGCGATGCGCAAGGTGGCACCGGGGCAGGGGCTTTCGGACGCCGATGCGGCGGAGTGGGTGAAATGA
- a CDS encoding NADH-quinone oxidoreductase subunit M, translating to MTTWPILSVTTFLPLVGALIVYLSRGDDEAARRNSRWIALWTTLITFAVSVLLVLRFDPSNADFQFVEKANWLATGITYHMGVDGISLPLVILTTAIMPFCIIASWKAITNRVREYMMAFLILETLMIGTFSALDLVLFYLFFEGGLIPMFLIIGVWGGPRRVYASFKFFLYTLLGSVLMLLAIMALYWNGGTTDIPTLMHTAVPRSLQTWAWLAFFASFAVKMPMWPVHTWLPDAHVEAPTAGSVVLAAILLKMGGYGFLRFSLPMFPLASHDFAPLIFTLSAIAIIYTSLVALMQEDMKKLIAYSSVAHMGFVTMGIFAGTMQGVAGGVFQMISHGIVSGALFLCVGIVYDRMHTREIAAYGGLVNRMPLYALTFMVFTMANVGLPGTSGFVGEFMTLLGTFKVSISTAFFATFGVILSACYALWLYRKVVFGALMKPSLASIKDLTFREGLILFPLIALTILFGVYPKPVLDMSAASVQQLVNNYNTAVTAVKAAALLQ from the coding sequence ATGACGACCTGGCCCATTCTATCGGTCACGACCTTCCTGCCGCTGGTCGGCGCGCTGATCGTTTATCTCAGCCGCGGCGATGACGAGGCCGCCCGGCGCAACTCGCGCTGGATCGCGCTGTGGACCACGCTGATCACTTTCGCCGTCTCGGTGCTGCTGGTGCTGCGCTTCGATCCGTCCAATGCGGACTTCCAGTTCGTCGAGAAGGCGAACTGGCTTGCCACCGGCATCACCTACCACATGGGCGTGGACGGCATTTCGCTGCCGCTGGTGATCCTGACCACCGCGATCATGCCGTTCTGCATCATCGCGAGCTGGAAGGCGATCACGAACCGCGTCCGCGAATACATGATGGCGTTCCTGATCCTGGAAACGCTGATGATCGGCACCTTCTCGGCGCTCGATCTCGTGCTGTTCTACCTGTTCTTCGAAGGCGGCCTGATCCCGATGTTCCTGATCATCGGCGTCTGGGGCGGCCCGCGCCGGGTCTACGCATCGTTCAAGTTCTTCCTCTACACGCTGCTCGGCTCGGTCCTGATGCTGCTCGCCATCATGGCGCTGTACTGGAATGGCGGCACCACCGACATCCCGACCCTGATGCACACTGCCGTGCCGCGGTCCTTGCAGACCTGGGCCTGGCTGGCCTTCTTTGCGTCCTTCGCGGTGAAGATGCCGATGTGGCCGGTGCACACCTGGCTCCCCGACGCGCACGTCGAGGCGCCGACCGCGGGCTCAGTGGTGCTGGCCGCGATCCTGCTGAAGATGGGCGGCTACGGCTTCCTGCGCTTCTCGCTGCCGATGTTCCCGCTGGCCTCGCATGACTTCGCGCCGCTGATCTTCACGCTCTCGGCCATCGCCATCATCTACACCTCGCTGGTGGCCTTGATGCAGGAGGACATGAAGAAGCTGATCGCCTATTCCTCCGTGGCGCATATGGGCTTCGTCACCATGGGAATCTTCGCCGGCACCATGCAGGGTGTCGCCGGTGGCGTGTTCCAGATGATTTCGCACGGCATCGTCTCCGGCGCGCTGTTCCTCTGCGTCGGCATCGTCTACGACCGCATGCACACCCGCGAGATCGCGGCCTATGGCGGCCTCGTCAACCGGATGCCGCTCTACGCGCTGACCTTCATGGTCTTCACCATGGCCAATGTCGGTCTGCCCGGCACCTCCGGCTTCGTCGGCGAGTTCATGACGCTGCTCGGCACCTTTAAGGTCTCGATCTCGACCGCGTTCTTCGCCACCTTCGGTGTCATCCTGTCGGCCTGCTACGCGCTGTGGCTCTACCGCAAGGTCGTGTTCGGCGCGCTGATGAAGCCGTCGCTGGCGAGCATCAAGGACCTCACCTTCCGCGAGGGCCTGATACTGTTTCCGCTGATCGCGCTGACGATCCTGTTCGGCGTCTATCCGAAGCCGGTGCTCGACATGTCGGCGGCCTCGGTCCAGCAACTCGTCAACAACTACAACACCGCTGTGACGGCCGTGAAGGCCGCCGCACTGCTCCAGTGA
- the mtnK gene encoding S-methyl-5-thioribose kinase yields the protein MTEGRGDYRILQEAALRDYLAGVPELAALLGGEPASWSITEVGDGNLNLVFIVKGASGGAAVKQALPYVRLVGESWPLPLSRAHYEYLALSRQAQLAPGLVPALLHHNEALALTVMELLEPHIIMRRGLVAGAHYPRFVEDITTFMARTLFFTSDLALSAAEKKQAIAAFAGNHALCKITEDLIFTDPYRVAEQNRWTAPYLDAVAAELREDMELHVAISRLKLKFMASPEALLHGDLHTGSIMVTENETRVIDPEFAFYGPMGFDVGAVLANLLMAYFASAGHERSPGERAAFETWLLETVEKVWSEFARKFLDLWRDGAVGDAYPLSLFAGEKGALRLEAERQAYVQRLFADTVGFAAAKIIRRIFGLAHNIDFELIEDPKQRAVSEARAVRLARAMMVETAAFRTIAEITAAARKLRDWQPELSN from the coding sequence ATGACCGAGGGGCGAGGGGACTACCGGATTCTACAAGAGGCCGCCTTGCGGGATTATCTCGCGGGCGTTCCGGAACTGGCGGCGTTGCTCGGCGGTGAGCCGGCGTCCTGGTCGATCACCGAGGTCGGCGACGGCAATCTCAATCTCGTCTTCATCGTGAAGGGCGCAAGCGGCGGCGCCGCCGTGAAGCAGGCGCTGCCTTACGTCCGCCTGGTCGGCGAAAGCTGGCCGCTGCCGCTGTCGCGGGCGCATTACGAGTATCTGGCGCTGTCGCGGCAGGCCCAGCTCGCGCCCGGGCTGGTGCCGGCGCTGCTGCATCACAACGAGGCGCTGGCGCTCACGGTGATGGAGCTGCTCGAACCCCACATCATCATGCGCAGGGGCCTGGTCGCGGGCGCGCACTATCCGCGCTTCGTCGAGGACATCACGACCTTCATGGCGCGGACGCTGTTCTTCACCTCCGATCTGGCGCTCTCAGCCGCCGAGAAGAAGCAGGCGATCGCGGCGTTCGCCGGCAACCATGCGCTGTGCAAGATCACCGAGGATCTGATCTTCACCGATCCCTACCGCGTCGCCGAGCAGAACCGCTGGACCGCACCGTATCTCGATGCAGTCGCTGCCGAGTTACGCGAGGACATGGAGCTGCACGTCGCGATCTCCCGGCTGAAGCTGAAATTCATGGCAAGCCCGGAGGCGCTGCTCCATGGCGACCTCCACACCGGCTCGATCATGGTGACGGAGAACGAGACGCGCGTGATCGATCCCGAATTCGCGTTCTATGGCCCGATGGGCTTCGACGTCGGCGCAGTGCTGGCCAATCTCCTGATGGCCTATTTCGCCTCCGCCGGCCACGAGCGCTCGCCGGGCGAACGGGCCGCGTTCGAAACGTGGTTGCTCGAGACGGTCGAGAAAGTCTGGAGCGAGTTCGCCCGCAAGTTCCTCGATCTCTGGCGTGACGGCGCCGTGGGCGACGCCTATCCGCTCTCGCTCTTTGCCGGCGAGAAGGGCGCTCTGCGGCTGGAAGCCGAGCGGCAGGCCTATGTGCAGCGGCTCTTCGCCGACACCGTCGGCTTCGCCGCCGCAAAAATCATCCGCCGCATCTTCGGCCTCGCCCACAATATCGATTTCGAGCTGATCGAGGACCCGAAGCAGCGCGCTGTCAGCGAAGCCCGCGCGGTGCGGCTGGCACGCGCGATGATGGTGGAGACGGCGGCGTTTCGGACGATCGCCGAGATCACCGCCGCCGCGCGAAAGCTGCGGGACTGGCAGCCGGAATTATCAAACTGA
- a CDS encoding biotin--[acetyl-CoA-carboxylase] ligase — translation MGFALGPRALSAGYKLAALERTGSTNTDAIESARAGERGPIWFVTSEQTAGRGRRQRAWIAPRGNLAATVLEFVDVAPAVAATIGFAAGLAEEAALEKVSLEAALRLGPDRPRYALKWPNDVLANGRKLVGIGLEAEAIGDRLAVVVGIGTNVVAAPEGTPTPAVSLAALGVQISAEELFSVLSDAWVEFRGIWDNGRGFAEIRRLWLERAAGLGERVAINTGATTLEGIFDTIDDTGCLIVRTADGRRLPVAAGEVFFGSAASVGAA, via the coding sequence ATGGGCTTCGCGCTCGGTCCTCGCGCTCTGTCGGCGGGCTACAAGCTCGCAGCCTTGGAGCGGACCGGCTCGACCAATACCGACGCGATCGAGAGCGCACGCGCCGGCGAACGCGGGCCGATCTGGTTCGTCACGTCTGAGCAGACCGCCGGCCGCGGCCGGCGCCAGCGCGCCTGGATCGCGCCGCGGGGCAATCTGGCGGCCACCGTCCTCGAATTCGTCGACGTCGCTCCCGCGGTTGCCGCCACGATCGGTTTCGCAGCCGGGCTGGCGGAAGAGGCCGCGCTGGAAAAGGTCAGCCTCGAAGCCGCGCTACGGCTTGGTCCTGACCGGCCCCGATACGCCCTGAAATGGCCGAATGACGTCCTCGCGAACGGCAGGAAGCTGGTCGGCATCGGGCTCGAGGCCGAAGCCATCGGCGATCGCCTTGCCGTCGTCGTCGGCATCGGCACCAACGTCGTGGCGGCGCCGGAGGGCACGCCGACGCCGGCGGTGTCGCTCGCGGCGCTCGGCGTGCAGATCAGCGCGGAGGAGCTGTTTTCAGTGCTGTCGGACGCCTGGGTGGAATTCCGCGGCATCTGGGACAATGGTCGCGGCTTCGCGGAGATCCGCCGGCTGTGGCTGGAGCGCGCCGCCGGTCTCGGCGAGCGGGTTGCGATCAACACGGGAGCGACGACGCTGGAAGGCATTTTCGACACGATCGACGACACTGGTTGCCTGATCGTCCGCACCGCTGACGGCCGACGCCTGCCGGTGGCGGCCGGCGAGGTGTTCTTCGGCTCGGCCGCCTCCGTGGGAGCTGCGTGA
- the nuoL gene encoding NADH-quinone oxidoreductase subunit L, whose translation MVQAIVFLPLLGAILAGLIAIFGAHARNPSGDTVEHHDDHGHGAQAHASDTINEDASVIHETHHEPGDGHDDHHVSEPPAAGSRGAELITTALLFVAAALSWMTLVDVGFNGHDARIQLLPWIFSGDLQVYWTLRVDTLTAVMLVVVTTVSSLVHLYSIGYMDEDPYRPRFFGYLSLFTFAMLMLVTADNLVQLFFGWEGVGLASYLLIGFWYQKPSANAAAIKAFVVNRVGDFGFALGIFAIFYLTNSTDFETIFHQAPGLTGKTIDFLGWHADGLTLTCLLLFMGAMGKSAQFLLHTWLPDAMEGPTPVSALIHAATMVTAGVFMVARLSPLFELAPNAQAVVMFFGATTAFFAATIGLVQNDIKRIVAYSTCSQLGYMFVAMGAGAYSVGMFHLFTHAFFKALLFLGSGSVIYAMHHEQDIRNMGGLWRKIPYTFGVMTVGTLALTGFPLFAGYFSKDAIIESAYASHNPFSMYAYLLTIAAAGLTSFYSWRLVFKTFFGEPHDQEHYEAAHESPIWMLIPIGVLAIGSILAGFPFKEIFTGPHGVEEFFRESVKMNPHILEDMEHMPALLGWLPFIMMVLGFVVSYTFYIRKPYLPVELANTQPMLYQFLLNKWYFDELYDVIFVRPAKWIGYQLWKKGDGFIIDGLGPDGISARVLDVTRNVVKIQTGYLYHYAFAMLIGAAGLITWFMFGFGGQ comes from the coding sequence ATGGTCCAGGCAATTGTCTTTCTGCCTCTGCTGGGCGCCATTCTCGCCGGCCTGATCGCCATTTTCGGCGCGCATGCCCGCAATCCGAGTGGCGACACGGTCGAGCATCACGATGACCATGGTCACGGTGCGCAAGCCCATGCGTCCGATACGATCAACGAGGATGCGTCGGTCATCCACGAGACCCATCACGAGCCCGGCGATGGGCACGACGACCACCACGTCTCCGAGCCGCCGGCGGCGGGCTCGCGCGGGGCGGAGCTGATCACGACGGCGCTCTTGTTCGTGGCGGCCGCGCTGTCCTGGATGACGCTGGTCGATGTCGGCTTCAATGGCCACGACGCCCGGATCCAGCTTCTGCCCTGGATCTTCTCCGGCGACTTGCAGGTCTATTGGACGCTGCGGGTCGACACGCTGACCGCCGTGATGCTGGTGGTGGTGACGACCGTGTCCTCGCTCGTGCACCTCTATTCCATCGGCTACATGGACGAGGACCCCTACCGGCCGCGCTTCTTCGGCTATCTCTCGCTGTTCACCTTCGCCATGCTGATGCTGGTGACCGCGGATAATCTCGTGCAGCTGTTCTTCGGCTGGGAAGGCGTGGGTCTGGCGAGCTACCTCCTGATCGGCTTCTGGTACCAGAAGCCCTCGGCGAACGCAGCGGCGATCAAGGCCTTCGTGGTCAACCGCGTCGGCGATTTCGGCTTCGCGCTCGGAATTTTCGCGATCTTCTACCTGACCAACTCGACCGATTTCGAGACCATCTTCCACCAGGCGCCCGGCCTCACCGGCAAGACCATCGACTTCCTCGGCTGGCATGCCGATGGGCTGACCCTGACCTGCCTGCTGCTGTTCATGGGCGCGATGGGCAAGTCGGCCCAGTTCCTGCTGCACACCTGGTTGCCGGACGCGATGGAAGGCCCGACCCCGGTGTCGGCGCTGATCCATGCGGCGACCATGGTCACCGCCGGCGTCTTCATGGTGGCGCGGCTGTCGCCGCTGTTCGAGCTCGCGCCGAACGCGCAGGCCGTCGTGATGTTCTTCGGCGCCACCACGGCGTTCTTCGCGGCGACCATCGGTCTGGTCCAGAACGACATCAAGCGCATCGTCGCCTATTCGACCTGTTCGCAGCTCGGCTACATGTTCGTGGCGATGGGGGCAGGGGCCTATTCGGTCGGCATGTTCCATCTGTTCACGCACGCCTTCTTCAAGGCGCTGCTGTTCTTGGGCTCCGGCTCCGTGATCTACGCGATGCATCACGAGCAGGACATCCGCAACATGGGCGGCCTGTGGCGCAAGATCCCGTATACGTTCGGGGTGATGACCGTCGGTACGCTGGCGCTGACCGGTTTCCCGCTGTTCGCCGGCTACTTCTCCAAGGACGCGATCATCGAGTCCGCCTACGCCTCGCATAATCCGTTCTCGATGTACGCCTATCTGCTGACGATCGCGGCCGCCGGCCTGACCTCGTTCTACTCCTGGCGTCTGGTGTTCAAGACCTTCTTTGGCGAACCGCACGACCAGGAGCACTACGAGGCCGCGCACGAAAGCCCGATCTGGATGCTCATTCCGATCGGCGTTCTCGCGATCGGCTCGATCCTGGCCGGCTTCCCGTTCAAGGAGATCTTCACCGGGCCTCACGGCGTGGAAGAGTTCTTCCGTGAGTCCGTGAAAATGAACCCGCATATCCTCGAGGATATGGAGCACATGCCGGCGCTGCTCGGATGGCTGCCCTTTATCATGATGGTGCTGGGCTTCGTGGTGTCCTACACGTTCTACATTCGCAAGCCCTACCTCCCGGTCGAGCTCGCGAACACCCAGCCGATGCTGTACCAGTTCCTGCTCAACAAATGGTACTTCGACGAGCTCTATGACGTCATCTTCGTTCGTCCGGCGAAGTGGATCGGGTACCAGCTCTGGAAGAAGGGCGACGGCTTCATCATCGACGGCTTGGGCCCCGACGGCATCTCGGCCCGCGTGCTGGATGTCACCCGCAACGTCGTGAAGATCCAGACCGGCTATCTCTATCACTACGCTTTCGCCATGCTGATCGGCGCCGCCGGCCTGATCACCTGGTTCATGTTCGGCTTTGGAGGCCAGTAA
- a CDS encoding DUF1467 family protein: MAYQISTGLAIYFVIWWIALFLTLPFGVRSLHEDGGGAPGTDPGAPILTGMRQKLIWTTIISAVIFALGMAAYQAGYLQIERLSKLMGMPF, translated from the coding sequence ATGGCCTATCAAATCTCGACCGGTCTCGCGATCTACTTCGTCATCTGGTGGATCGCACTGTTCCTGACGCTGCCGTTCGGCGTGCGCAGCCTGCACGAGGACGGCGGTGGCGCGCCCGGCACCGATCCCGGCGCCCCGATCCTGACCGGCATGCGGCAGAAGCTGATCTGGACCACGATCATCTCGGCGGTCATCTTCGCGCTCGGCATGGCGGCCTATCAGGCCGGATATCTCCAGATCGAACGCTTGTCGAAATTGATGGGCATGCCGTTCTAG